CAAATTATTCGAGATTTATATAAAACCAACTTCTTTAAAGATATTGAAGTATCGCAAGAAGATGATATCTTAAAAATCAACCTTCAGGAAAATCCACATATTAAATATATGGATGTACTCAACTATTCAGACAAAGTTATTGATGAAGAAAGCTTAGCCAAAATTCTTAAAAATATGGACCTTTCTCAGGGTAATATTTTTAACAAACGCCAACTTGACAAGCTAATTGATCAA
The genomic region above belongs to Candidatus Thioglobus sp. and contains:
- a CDS encoding outer membrane protein assembly factor BamA; this encodes MKKSLLKVLAAASIVITSVALAKPIKSIEILGLDSISRGTVLSYLPVETGDEYNNQVSGQIIRDLYKTNFFKDIEVSQEDDILKINLQENPHIKYMDVLNYSDKVIDEESLAKILKNMDLSQGNIFNKRQLDKLIDQ